The following are encoded in a window of Cryptococcus gattii WM276 chromosome M, complete sequence genomic DNA:
- a CDS encoding Alpha-1,3-mannosyltransferase, putative (Similar to TIGR gene model, INSD accession AAW46867.1), with translation MPPDIPKRNGPLPQYISSQRAPHIRTPLSSASFFNTNFKAAGRNMSNSRLRVSLSKPVVRVLLVGSVLIGLVLLSRLGGGKDDGAWDASSWSDRHTGGTPVSPGSRRGWPLWGNPSKLHTDQALPHPILTRQNATLPRPTHPGKSRRIKPDSDPDNPEYIEGPLPTLDEAWEFLHPLLREIKSRTPSVPLEHELTEPIFPPFLRDDLKERYRHLRDVFDDNTGLWVRGPERRWYLVTVCRQVAGMLADWFAAWTVLADFLGPESLVFSLLEGDSADGSGEILAHAMRAHLLNIGVPPSNIHIQTHLPPLDWDNHHRIELLAQMRNSGMQPFYDTAATGLSPDGHPWTGIVFYNDVYLSATHFLELMHQHFKQDADMTCGWDHAGRWFYDGWVARDMSGDLFTPFPVKEEDKDLPQKLFPSSPETLQRFKRILPFQAFAAWNGIAVMTPEPFLPPYNVRFRRATPRTEDFWECQASESSFISWDFWKYGFGRIAVVPGVHATYGKQDAMLRGWVEWPSEEDQHDENIRWNPNPPHKIRCHDWPDGLGKGYWAWDTVRWVKPPKLEIPSASETIVQS, from the exons ATGCCTCCTGATATACCCAAGCGCAACGGGCCTCTTCCCCAATACATCTCGTCCCAACGAGCACCTCACATCCGAACGCCTCTCTCCTCTGCGTCTTTCTTCAACACCAATTTCAAGGCAGCAGGACGAAATATGTCAAACTCAAGACTCCGAGTGTCATTATCAAAACCAGTAGTCAGGGTGCTGCTGGTGGGCAGCGTGTTGATTGGCTTGGTGTTACTGTCAAGATTAGGTGGCGGAAAAGACGACGGCGCATGGGACGCATCGAGCTGGTCAGACCGTCATACGGGTGGGACACCGGTTTCCCCAGGATCGCGAAGAGGATGGCCGCTATGGGGTAATCCTTCAAAATTACATACGGATCAAGCTCTACCTCATCCCATCCTTACCAGACAGAACGCTACATTACCCCGGCCGACCCATCCTGGTAAATCACGACGCATCAAGCCCGACTCAGATCCGGACAACCCGGAGTATATTGAAGGTCCTCTACCGACACTGGATGAAGCTTGGGAGTTTTTGCATCCCTTACTGCGGGAGATTAAGTCGCGCACACCATCGGTGCCCCTGGAGCATGAGCTGACAGAGCCGATATTTCCCCCGTTCCTCAGAGATGATTTGAAGGAGAGATATAGACATTTGAGAGATGTGTTTGACGACAATACGGGTCTGTGGGTGAGAGGGCCTGAGCGGAGGTGGTATTTGGTAACTGTATGTCGCCAGGTTGCGG GTATGCTTGCCGACTGGTTCGCTGCGTGGACTGTCCTCGCCGACTTCTTGGGCCCCGAATCGCTTGTATTTTCACTTCTTGAGGGTGACTCTGCAGATGGAAG CGGCGAGATCCTTGCACACGCTATGCGCGCTCATCTTCTTAACATCGGTGTACCCCCTTCCAATATCCACATTCAAACCCACCTTCCCCCACTAGATTGGGATAACCACCATCGTATCGAGCTCTTGGCGCAGATGCGTAACTCTGGTATGCAGCCATTCTATGACACTGCCGCGACAGGCTTGTCTCCCGACGGCCATCCTTGGACAGGAATCGTGTTTTATAACGATGTATACCTCTCGGCGACGCACTTTCTGGAGTTGATGCATCAACATTTCAAACAGGATGCGGATATGACTTGTGGATGGGATCATGCGGGCAGATGGTTCTATGATGGATGGGTCGCGAGAGATATGAGCGGAGATCTGTTCACGCCGTTCCCTGTCAAAGAAGAGGATAAGGATCTACCCCAAAAG CTCTTTCCGTCCTCACCCGAAACACTCCAACGCTTCAAACGTATCCTTCCCTTCCAAGCCTTTGCAGCTTGGAACGGTATCGCCGTCATGACTCCTGAGCCCTTCCTTCCCCCATACAACGTCCGGTTCCGCCGAGCTACTCCGCGCACCGAAGATTTCTGGGAATGTCAGGCATCGGAGAGTTCGTTCATTTCGTGGGACTTTTGGAAGTATGGGTTTGGGAGGATAGCGGTGGTTCCTGGGGTACATGCGACGTATGGGAAGCAGGACGCGATGTTGAGGGGTTGGGTGGAATGGCCGTCAGAGGAGGATCAGCACGACGAAAATATACGGTGGAATCCAAA CCCACCACACAAAATTAGATGTCATGACTGGCCAGATGGACTTGGAAAAGGTTACTGGGCATGG GATACCGTTCGCTGGGTCAAACCTCCGAAGTTGGAGATCCCTTCTGCTTCTGAGACCATAGTTCAATCTTAA
- a CDS encoding Hypothetical protein (Similar to TIGR gene model, INSD accession AAW46851.1; CNM00300) — MSHEAGQPGTMGPTSIPRSVSVSDTIAMFERNSGSSSTSMSRSSSRSAIPTRIVSSPFGSGNTVRASSESPRKHLARSSSYSAVTLGDERPQLAEGSVLNKSRRMSVVGDAGELNEIGVRGVPTIRPQRSASRPLVPKRATSNISAKTSPSRTPSASPRNHPGRLASNESSSSSRAPSAKGSAPDKPIGIGIGVPSTIRNRDVRRASDTASIRPHSPRTSYIIPVRQPFPHSVSAPRNLSSQSYGVEHDDFSPRSERSQSPFHLQPTISVSQATPEKPLPSLCKRPSKSNLSERTNGIPIPLSRPTSISSIPSAYYTPSSSKSPMLSELEQRGEAIDKNLALDGYFRNVFEKDTLHGLGPIRLETGLEQTRSDPSITPDMDRGSSDMEMHRRKDTSRSTPPQRSSIPLPPLGEPLGDPITIVSPQQILSGPASQHRSSSMSSLNVGTQAPDLEMRQPSCTTTSTESQQSQPGPARRSPRKSPPSHLGISSPNTTSLLSTPNPSGLATPAATPPIPLKSPLRSISGGSSVTSYNSYSPAEIPGENPIETGIGLGIQVMVKPEVETRVPDLASTTADDHASQPHARNDLSAQKELDDIRLTMLTVPSIYSQDSAPSSATSSSELVDSPAESTSTAGKAGSGDASESTRGSGRKRPMSGVFTQMAVGWGRMKEEMEKRKSSDLGNSGHRRSSSLPRPKIILPDERFLASASSNFSTRPAMGHTPLSSVPPSSSVAGLRDRSHAKSPSLPILRHFPSSPGSTDPASKGNPIPPPSPRRAETSSALSSFLTPSSTTSTATSGVSKRSHLLREIATSERAYARDLKLVRDASASVSTTGSDKSKRRSMYTFHTQSLSISQTPSVKGEGLPKSPSEGMNLALQTAPSSRGTMSPPVGKPLSPADIKVVFLNLDQLAAVAEELATKFEEAVGEEEEEGRDGEGGSDRMGEVFVSMVPKLQPLYSYFCARQSTASRHLQTLQSHPAHFTYLSQRWSSISSQTRAWNLDSMLIKPVQRITKYPLLFEDLLKMTTPVHADYFKIREAKEMARGMAMEIDEGKRRKEAVENAIGKKNKVAAQPGMKDTKSIVSKTQGSKLLGLKRFRKEKDKPKTPAASSSISDLVSPPQIPQSSLNQLNDLSARLFALDEGVTKIGQEIMLWTAAAKETLIAQDELVKTWLHVVQLEPTDPTDQRLLEMRRVVDSIVSEGWAELSIEVKDQIIPILSNLLNCITNPRKVLSKRSAKHPDYTRYHTFRVSKRAPERETVQGALEFVALHEQLIEELPAVLEGCLRILDIAVVGFARAQANYFRTTRDRLRVFAQGWIHSPLALGAGADAGAGLAAGGSNGENSSVMGGADTVKAWQECWEPFAQVMDNFESFKPVKLNHKDSIYRDDDDLHPPGLRHSASTISAFSPPSSRPDTPAFSIPTRIRSSSLRDSFSTAPMIITPHTSSSTFASCSSQATLGKDSQGAGAGAGRFNLLRRSSSKHNTNANAPSRPPSRPTHSRRGSGLRPASFTSDSSRKSWGLPQIPAAGDGKMFDGLGFSPTDSFSLTSASMTSMTSPALSGSGSMATERSPYLGASASEFGGLRSSSPYSFHAASAFAGRVPMPKHPFAAAASPRPDTPGSETRSRSGSRVDVRRMKAGESDVAEGWRNEKVIYQCACVADFEPIELGNKKYRGLWFLPMVAGDLIDVFHEVGRIDELPSFPYPEVGVDNDGILVGRAENGEIGLVICSFLEPLR; from the exons ATGTCCCACGAAGCGGGCCAGCCGGGTACGATGGGGCCCACGTCGATTCCCCGCTCCGTATCCGTATCGGACACCATCGCGATGTTCGAACGCAACTCTGGATCCTCATCGACGTCAATGTCAAGATCATCGTCTCGTTCGGCCATCCCTACAAGGATAGTATCAAGCCCTTTTGGCTCTGGTAATACGGTCAGAGCGTCGTCTGAATCACCGAGAAAACACCTCGCGAGATCCTCGTCCTACTCGGCGGTAACCTTGGGTGATGAGCGGCCGCAATTGGCGGAAGGCAGTGTGTTGAACAAATCCCGTAGGATGAGTGTTGTGGGTGATGCTGGAGAGCTGAATGAGATCGGCGTAAGGGGTGTGCCGACTATCCGACCGCAACGTTCGGCATCTCGCCCTTTGGTCCCCAAGAGAGCAACCTCAAATATATCTGCCAAGACTTCCCCGTCACGGACTCCTTCAGCATCTCCCAGAAACCATCCAGGGAGATTAGCATCAAACGAGTCGTCCAGTTCTTCTCGAGCGCCTTCGGCAAAAGGTAGTGCACCAGACAAACCTATAGGAATAGGTATAGGTGTCCCGAGCACAATTAGGAACAGGGATGTTCGGAGAGCGAGTGACACCGCCAGCATTCGCCCTCATAGCCCGCGTACCTCCTACATTATCCCCGTTCGGCAGCCATTCCCACATAGTGTAAGCGCTCCTCGCAACCTCAGTTCACAATCATATGGCGTCGAACATGACGATTTTTCCCCTCGTTCCGAGCGATCACAGTCAcccttccatctccaaccTACCATATCTGTATCACAAGCTACTCCTGAGAAGCCCCTCCCATCTTTATGCAAGCGACCCTCAAAATCAAATTTGTCGGAGCGTACTAATGGGATACCTATCCCGTTATCTCGACCTACCAGTATTTCATCAATTCCCAGTGCGTATTACAcgccatcatcatcaaaaTCCCCGATGCTATCAGAATTAGAACAGAGAGGGGAGGCTATAGATAAAAACTTGGCCTTAGATGGATACTTTCGCAACGTGTTCGAAAAAGACACGTTGCACGGGCTGGGACCAATAAGGTTAGAAACCGGCCTTGAGCAGACAAGATCCGATCCGTCTATCACTCCAGATATGGATCGCGGATCTAGTGACATGGAAATGCATAGACGTAAAGATACGTCACGGTCAACAC CCCCTCAGAGGTCTTCCATACCACTTCCGCCTTTAGGAGAACCTTTGGGTGATCCTATTACCATTGTTTCTCCCCAACAAATATTGTCAGGTCCTGCATCGCAGCATCGCTCGAGTTCGATGTCTTCATTGAATGTTGGCACACAGGCGCCTGATCTGGAAATGAGGCAACCAAGCTGCACTACAACATCTACCGAATCGCAACAGTCACAGCCGGGCCCTGCGCGCAGATCACCACGTAAATCACCTCCTTCCCATCTCGGTATATCGTCTCCGAACACTACTTCTTTACTTTCCACTCCCAATCCATCAGGTTTAGCTACACCTGCAGCTACACCACCAATCCCGCTCAAGAGTCCTTTACGAAGTATCAGCGGAGGATCCTCAGTAACGTCTTACAATTCATATTCGCCTGCTGAGATTCCGGGCGAGAATCCTATCGAAACTGGAATAGGGCTAGGCATTCAAGTGATGGTGAAACCTGAGGTCGAGACTCGAGTACCAGACCTTGCGTCCACTACAGCAGATGACCATGCATCCCAACCACACGCTCGAAATGACCTGAGCGCGCAGAAAGAGCTGGACGACATACGTCTCACCATGCTCACAGTACCTTCTATTTACTCGCAAGATTCAGCTCCATCTTCCGCTACGAGCTCGTCAGAGTTGGTTGATAGTCCAGCAGAATCTACCTCTACGGCAGGGAAGGCTGGAAGTGGAGACGCATCGGAGAGTACTAGAGGGAgtgggaggaagaggccGATGTCGGGAGTGTTCACGCAGATGGCGGTTGGATGGGGGAGGATgaaagaggagatggaaaagaggaaaagtAGTGATTTGGGCAACAGCGGGCATCGG AGATCATCTTCACTTCCTCGCCCAAAGATAATCTTGCCGGATGAGAGGTTCCTTGCGTCTG CCTCATCAAACTTTTCAACCCGTCCAGCAATGGGTCATACGCCTCTGTCGTCTGTGCCTCCGTCTTCCTCCGTTGCGGGATTGAGAGACCGATCCCATGCGAAATCACCATCACTCCCTATCCTTCGTCATTTTCCCAGCTCGCCCGGCTCCACTGATCCAGCCTCTAAAGGCAACCCCATTCCGCCACCTAGTCCTCGACGAGCTGAAACCTCTTCCgccctctcttctttcctcaCTCCATCTTCTACGACCTCCACCGCTACATCAGGTGTCAGCAAGCGATCGCACCTTTTAAGAGAGATTGCAACATCTGAGCGAGCATATGCTAGAGATTTAAAACTAGTGAGAGACGC CTCTGCGTCTGTATCAACCACTGGCTCTGACAAATCAAAACGACGATCAATGTACACGTTCCACACTCAAAGTCTCAGTATCAGCCAGACGCCCAGCGTCAAAGGTGAGGGATTACCTAAAAGCCCTAGTGAGGGGATGAACCTTGCTCTTCAAACAGCCCCTTCTTCTCGTGGGACAATGTCCCCTCCTGTGGGAAAACCTCTTTCGCCGGCCGATATCAAAGTGGTCTTTTTGAACCTTGACCAGCTGGCGGCTGTGGCTGAGGAACTTGCAACGAAATTTGAGGAAGCTgtgggagaggaagaggaagagggaagggATGGCGAGGGAGGGAGTGATCGTATGGGAGAAGTTTTCGTTTCCATG GTGCCGAAACTCCAACCGCTGTATAGCTACTTTTGCGCTCGTCAATCAACAGCGTCGCGCCATTTACAGACGCTCCAATCCCATCCTGCCCACTTTACCTACCTCTCACAACGGTGGTCCTCCATTTCCAGTCAAACGCGCGCATGGAACCTCGACTCTATGCTTATTAAACCTGTTCAACGAATTACAAAATATCCGCTACTGTTTGAAGATCTCTTGAAAATGACAACACCTGTGCATGCGGATTATTTCAAGATACGGGAAGCCAAGGAGATGGCAAGAGGTATGGCGATGGAGATTGAtgaagggaaaagaaggaaggaagctgTGGAGAATGCGATagggaagaagaacaaggtGGCGGCTCAGCCGGGAATGAAGGATACGAAAAGTATAGTCAGCAAGACGCAGGGATCAAAGCTTCTTGGTTTAAAGAGGTTCCGTAAAGAGAAAGATAAACCAAAAACGCCTGCTGCATCATCATCGATATCCGACCTCGTCTCCCCTCCGCAAATACCTCAATCGTCGCTCAACCAACTGAACGATTTGTCTGCGCGGCTGTTTGCACTTGACGAAGGAGTTACAAAGATTGGACAGGAGATTATGCTGTGGACGGCGGCTGCAAAGGAGACGCTTATAGCGCAGGATGAGCTCGTGAAAACGTGGTTGCATGTCGTGCAACTTGAACCTACCGACCCGACTGACCAGAGACTGTTGGAGATGCGGAGGGTTGTTGATAGTATAGTATCAGAGGGTTGGGCAGAGTTG AGTATAGAAGTGAAAGACCAGATAATACCCATCCTATCCAACCTTCTCAACTGCATCACCAATCCTCGAAAAGTCCTTTCCAAACGCTCTGCCAAGCATCCTGATTACACTCGCTACCACACTTTCAGAGTATCAAAGCGTGCACCCGAGAGGGAAACGGTACAGGGTGCTTTAGAGTTTGTGGCTCTGCACGAGCAGTTGATCGAAGAGTTGCCCGCTGTTTTGGAGGGGTGTTTGAGGATTTTGGATATTGCTGTTGTTGGGTTCGCAAGAGCCCAGGCAAACTATTTTCGGACGACAAGAGACCGGTTGAGGGTGTTTGCACAAGGATGGATTCATTCGCCTCTTGCGCTTGGTGCCGGTGCCGATGCCGGTGCCGGTTTGGCTGCGGGTGGATCAAATGGGGAAAACAGCAGCGTGATGGGAGGGGCGGATACGGTAAAAGCGTGGCAAGAATGCTGGGAACCGTTTGCGCAAGTCATGGATAATTTCGAAT CGTTCAAACCGGTCAAATTGAATCACAAGGATTCTATTTATCGAGATGATGACGATCTTCATCCACCTGGACTCCGACACTCTGCATCAACGATCAGCGCATTTTCACCCCCATCTTCTCGACCTGATACCCCTGCTTTCAGCATTCCTACCCGTATCCGATCGTCCTCTCTCCGCGATTCATTCAGTACGGCCCCGATGATCATCACGCCTCACACATCGTCATCTACCTTTGCGAGTTGTAGCAGTCAGGCAACGCTTGGTAAGGATAGCCAAGGTGCGGGTGCCGGTGCCGGGCGATTCAATCTCCTTCGCCGATCTAGCTCGAAGCACAACACAAACGCCAACGCACCTAGCCGACCCCCATCCCGACCTACACACTCTCGCCGTGGCTCGGGTCTCCGCCCTGCGTCGTTCACTTCAGACAGCAGTCGCAAGTCATGGGGATTACCCCAGATCCCAGCAGCGGGGGATGGCAAGATGTTTGACGGATTGGGATTTTCGCCTACCGATTCGTTTTCACTCACGTCGGCGTCGATGACTTCGATGACTTCACCGGCATTGTCCGGGTCCGGGTCCATGGCCACTGAGCGATCGCCGTATTTGGGAGCGAGTGCATCAGAGTTTGGGGGGTTGAGATCGTCATCGCCGTATTCGTTCCATGCAGCGTCAGCGTTTGCGGGACGAGTGCCTATGCCCAAGCACCCATTTGCCGCCGCCGCCAGCCCTCGCCCCGACACCCCCGGCAGTGAGACGCGCTCGAGGTCAGGGTCGAGGGTTGATGtgagaaggatgaaagCGGGGGAGAGTGATGTGGCAGAAGGGTGGCGGAATGAAAAGGTCATTTATCAATGTGCATGTGTGGCCGACTT CGAGCCGATCGAGCTGGGGAATAAAAAGTATAGAGGTCTTTGGTTCTTGCCCATGGTAGCGGGCGATCTTATCGA TGTCTTTCACGAAGTCGGCCGGATCGACGAGTTGCCGTCTTTCCCGTATCCCGAAGTCGGGGTTGATAACGATGGTATTCTCGTTGGGCGTGCGGAGAATGGCGAGATTGGCTTGGTGATCTGTAGTTTTCTGGAGCCGTTACGGTGA
- a CDS encoding GTPase-activating protein, putative: MPPAAPPAPSPPSPPSPTAPTAPPGKARLLYCKAHVAIHPTAFKRDNIPGYLGLVDVGEGVAATHGVAGEGLLVSWVPEQVLARMDAADREGYRRAGEMAAGEREEDGGAVCILRAGDEHLQRARVSGAYFSCPHTSIADREQPSLSHWNGSATINLTGGVSLPTLYFHDDDESPPLLAAPAAGNTAPTPRARWGFPPFLALLAHRAVLVRSKLVHSRQGAELWLVNPSKADREVHEAGVDNDQPEPDVIPKNISATNYPPRPDYPGYPYLDRIDTTNPKQALLTSLSNLTNLSRRKASQILSHPLAQPVVPHLPPAVRSLVNVPGEWESKPAAPNKSAGRKGNNDVASEFESARLYLAKWARIVAEEGERARRSELAAQARIRRSKSTSTSTTPKDEEEEDLASSLGVFSLLPSKAYTKQPIPSPTRTPQNPITLSEWDTWAAQARDELFVRQQIFKRGFSDAEGDKLARREGRTDRNQPIYAVPTSTASKHQESVNKVSERKSEKSEWEDDEEEGGMASLNPHIAALRTILMTYHTFSPELGYVQGMSDLLSPIYVVFDANEGDAFWGLTLAKRINGQEGNFLRDQSGMKKQLSTLQQLISILDPLLYTHLERTDSLNLFFTFRWILIAFKREFPFDTIIHLWEVLWTRYYSDKFVLFVAMAVLESHRDVIIRYLGEFDEVLKYANDLTVSEHLSRILIKRIVIWFPVLWLGRRSITGYDIAPPRRQRRRLIRKGKGRVKFPHRVKVESESEKTVTVTETVTETETETETEGKGKRERKGR, translated from the exons ATGCCACCCGCTGCCCCCCCTgccccctcccccccctcccccccctcccccaCCGCCCCCACCGCGCCGCCAGGCAAGGCGAGGCTGCTGTACTGCAAAGCGCATGTGGCGATCCACCCGACGGCATTCAAGCGCGACAACATCCCGGGCTACCTGGGGCTGGTAGACGTGGGCGAGGGAGTGGCGGCGACGCATGGAGTGGCGGGGGAGGGGCTGCTTGTGAGCTGGGTGCCGGAGCAGGTGCTGGCGCGGATGGACGCGGCGGACAGGGAGGGGTACAGGCGGGCGGGGGAGATGGCGGCGGGGGAGCGGGAGGAGGACG GGGGAGCAGTATGCATTCTCCGTGCCGGCGACGAGCATCTACAGCGTGCTCGTGTATCCGGTGCGTACTTCTCTTGTCCACATACATCGATCGCTGACCGCGAACAGCCCAGCTTGTCCCACTGGAACGGCTCGGCCACTATCAA CCTCACCGGCGGCGTCTCTCTCCCCACCCTCTACTTCCACGACGACGACGAGTCGCCGCCCCTCCTCGCCGCGCCCGCTGCCGGAAACACTGCGCCGACACCGCGCGCCCGGTGGGGATTCCCGCCATTCCTAGCCCTGCTCGCCCACCGTGCAGTCCTCGTCCGCTCCAAGCTCGTGCACTCCCGCCAAGGCGCTGAACTCTGGCTCGTCAACCCGTCCAAAGCGGATCGAGAAGTGCATGAAGCAGGCGTCGACAATGACCAGCCCGAGCCCGACGTCATTCCCAAAAACATCTCCGCCACAAACTACCCGCCTAGACCCGACTATCCTGGATACCCGTATCTCGACAGGATAGACACCACAAACCCAAAACAAGCACTCCTCACGTCCTTATCGAACCTGACCAACCTTTCGCGCCGCAAAGCATCCCAAATCCTCTCCCACCCACTCGCCCAGCCCGTCGTACCCCACCTCCCCCCCGCCGTACGTTCCCTCGTCAACGTCCCCGGCGAATGGGAATCTAAACCGGCCGCACCCAACAAATCCGCGGGACGAAAAGGGAACAATGACGTGGCGAGCGAATTTGAAAGCGCGCGATTATACCTGGCGAAATGGGCACGCATCGTGGCCGAAGAAGGCGAACGTGCCCGTCGATCTGAGCTCGCCGCCCAAGCCCGTATCCGCCGATCCAAATCCACTTCCACCTCTACCACCCCCAaagacgaggaagaagaagaccTCGCGTCGTCCCTCGGCGTAttctccctcctcccttCCAAGGCATACACAAAACAACCCATCCCCTCCCCTACCCGCACGCCGCAAAACCCCATCACACTCTCCGAATGGGACACCTGGGCCGCACAAGCCCGCGACGAGTTGTTCGTCCGGCAACAAATCTTTAAAAGGGGGTTTTCGGATGCCGAGGGCGATAAGCTCGCGCGAAGGGAGGG GAGGACAGATCGGAATCAACCGATTTATGCCGTCCCTACCTCCACCGCGTCTAAACATCAAGAGTCGGTGAACAAGGTAAGCGAAAGAAAAAGTGAGAAGAGTGAATgggaggatgatgaagaggaaggaggtATGGCAAGTCTGAACC CACATATCGCGGCACTGCGTACCATTCTCATGACATACCATACTTTTTCCCCCGAGCTGGGCTACGTCCAAG GCATGTCAGATTTGTTAAGCCCGATATACGTCGTATTCGACGCCAACGAGGGCGATGCCTTTTGGGGTTTG ACTTTGGCTAAACGGATAAATGGACAGGAGGGCAACTTTCTTCGCGACCAAAGCGGTATGAAAAAACAACTTTCTACCCTTCAACAActcatctccatcctcgACCCCCTCCTATACACCCACCTCGAACGCACCGACTCcctcaacctcttcttcactttccGCTGGATCCTCATCGCATTCAAACGCGAATTCCCATTCGACACTATCATTCATCTCTGGGAAGTCCTCTGGACAAGGTATTATTCCGATAAATTCGTCTTGTTCGTGGCGATGGCGGTGTTGGAGAGTCATAGGGATGTGATTATAAGGTATCTCGGAGAGTTTGATGAGGTGCTAAAGTATGCGAATGATCTTACCG TTTCCGAGCACTTGTCGAGGATCTTGATAAAGAGAATAGTGATTTGGTTTCCGGTCCTTTGGTTGGGTCGACGCAGCATCACGGGTTACGACATCGCACCACCACGGCGACAGAGACGACGACTGATCaggaagggaaagggaagggtAAAATTCCCGCACAGAGTAAAGGTGGAGTCGGAGTCGGAGAAGACGGTGACGGTGACGGAGACGGTGACGGAGACGGAGACGGAGACGGAGACGGAggggaaaggaaagagagaaaggaaaggaagatga
- a CDS encoding Vacuole protein, putative (Similar to TIGR gene model, INSD accession AAW46919.1), which translates to MIPQSLVELYGKVNDVVQRILGPEQPLSEAEEPILPRSSSSSSVSSTHQSTQPYQSTINHSLLRNSLPRALHPFLCIWAVVFIWLIRQQYYSAPTHDLISCTASPWDDWPPDNCGINGERCVDDLTSLANRTLRCMSGCKDTRLGNERWIGDERVNGVPLLIGGGDMNHTYRADSWICAAAIQSNLISSSLGGCVTVRPLPYPAGHSDFISSTSHGLTSAAFPQYFPGAFTLSHVFLSGCWDLHFIVMGFNAVCLLVLILFLRPPSSLLFAVLLVLGYFQIILFSDVPNFPPDWQSLFGGLIPVLITGYWIWKQAFSTTLPHFRDAPVTLALWQGAGYWVGVESSTVFARFPISRLGYDTLTPSGFLALMIIVGLVLVVIGYQALAMRKQGLLRYYLVRYLPFLPMLLILSNIPSYTLRLHHYLLALLAIPVLSLPNRLSLMLQAFMLGLWLDGIGRWGWASLLEETSSLLGDAPSGSWTPSFLSNLSSPHILSWSHITAEQAAEDITGYSILVNDMQAFAGWTNSTIDLKGVLREGVNYFRIAYEKNGTSMDFSDPVVRWENGTWDGMEEPVAFF; encoded by the exons ATGATTCCGCAAAGCTTGGTAGAGCTTTACGGGAAGGTGAATGATGTGGTACAGCGTATTCTTGGCCCGGAACAACCGTTGTCAGAAGCCGAGGAACCGATTCTCCCTAGGTCGtcatcgtcttcatcaGTATCATCAACCCACCAGTCTACTCAGCCGTATCAATCCACAATAAATCACAGCCTCCTTAGAAACTCTTTACCAAGGGCTCTTCATCCATTTCTATGTATATGGGCTGTGGTTTTCATTTGGTTGATCCGTCAGCAATACTACTCTGCTCCTACCCATGATCTCATCTCTTGCACAGCTTCACCGTGGGATGATTGGCCCCCTGATAACTGTGGGATTAATGGCGAGAGATGCGTGGACGACTTGACATCTTTGGCTAATAGAACTTTGAGATGTATGAGCGGATGTAAAGATACCAGGCTGGGGAATGAGAGGTGGATTGGTGATGAGCGTGTCAATGGCGTGCCGCTTCTTATTGGTGGCGGAGATATGAACCATACGTACCG AGCGGACTCTTGGATATGTGCTGCCGCGATCCAGTCTAacctcatctcctcttctctcgGCGGATGTGTCACCGTCCGTCCCTTACCATATCCTGCTGGCCATTCCGACTTTATCTCATCTACCTCCCACGGCCTCACCTCCGCAGCATTTCCTCAATATTTCCCAGGCGCATTCACCCTTTCACACGTCTTCCTCTCTGGTTGTTGGGACTTGCACTTTATTGTCATGGGCTTCAACGCCGTCTGCTTGCTCGTCctcattctcttcctccgccctccttcctctctcctATTCGCCGTCCTCCTTGTTCTGGGCTACTTCCAAATCATCTTATTTAGCGATGTCCCTAACTTCCCGCCCGACTGGCAGTCCCTTTTCGGCGGACTCATTCCTGTGCTAATCACCGGCTACTGGATCTGGAAACAAGCCTTCTCCACCACTCTCCCCCATTTCCGCGACGCACCCGTTACCCTAGCTCTTTGGCAGGGTGCAGGGTATTGGGTTGGTGTGGAGAGCTCAACGGTCTTTGCCAGGTTTCCCATCAGCAGACTCGGGTACGACACCCTGACTCCATCTGGTTTTTTGGCTCTCATGATCATTGTAGGCCTGGTCCTCGTTGTTATCGGATACCAAGCACTCGCCATGCGTAAGCAAGGTTTACTCCGGTACTACCTTGTCCGTTACCTCCCTTTCTTGCCTATGCTTCTCATCCTTTCCAACATCCCATCTTATACTCTTCGACTACACCACTACCTCCTTGCTCTCCTTGCCATCCCCGTTTTGTCCCTCCCCAACCGACTTAGTTTAATGCTCCAAGCGTTCATGCTCGGTCTATGGCTAGATGGCATTGGGAGATGGGGATGGGCTAGCCTTCTCGAAGAGACTTCCTCT CTTCTCGGTGATGCCCCCTCTGGCTCATGGACAccctctttcctttccaACCTCAGCTCCCCTCATATCCTCTCCTGGTCACACATTACCGCCGAACAGGCTGCGGAAGATATAACTGGGTACTCGATCTTGGTCAACGATATGCAGGCGTTTGCTGGATGGACGAATAGTA CGATTGATCTGAAAGGCGTATTGAGGGAGGGGGTGAATTATTTCCGTATCGCC TACGAGAAAAATGGAACATCAATGGACTTTAGCGATCCTGTCGTCCGATGGGAGAACGGTACATGGGACGGCATGGAAGAACCTGTAGCCTTTTTCTAG